GCGTTCTCGGAGGCGACGGCCGACCGAGAGGCCAAACGCGAGACGCTGGCCGCGCTGGCCGAAGACGTCGCAGCGCGGGCACGAAGCCGAGACGCGACCTACCGGACGATCGGAATCAAGGCCGTTCTTCCGCCCTACAACGTCAACACGCGAGAGCGGTCGCTCCCGGGGCCGGTCGACGATCCAGACCTCGTCGAGTCGGTCGCACTCGAACTCATCGAGGAGTTCGACGACAGCGCGGTTCGGAAACTCGGCGTCCGGGTCTCGAATCTCTCCTTCGCCTCGGGCGAGCAGGCCCGGCTCGACGGATGGGACAGCGCGGAAGAGGCGGCGGACGGGGGAGCCACACCGAGCAGAGACTCTCGGTCGAGAGATGACGAGGGGCGATCAGAGACGTCGCGGGGGCAGATCTCGCTGGACGACTTCGAAAGCCAGCGCTGACGGGACTGACCGATTGACGGTCCGAACAGTGAGGCAAACAGGCGGCGCATCGACAGAACCCGCGACGGCGCGCCGCACACCCGCCGTGACCGCTCGCGGTCGAGGCTTAACTCACGGCTCGACTGGCCGCGCTTTCGTATATAAATCCGTGGCAACAGCGGGGTAGCGGGCAAAAACTGATGCCGGTGACGCGATTGGTTGTCCCTATGGTCCCCCAACCAGACACCGATCGCGGATGCCCGAAGTGCGGTCACACCGAAACCGAGGTCGGAACGATCTCGACGACGGGTGGCGGTCTCTCGAAGATGTTCGACATCCAGACGAACAGCTTCAAGGTCGTCTCGTGTACGAACTGCGGGTACTCGGAGCTCTATCGCGACGCGACGTCCGGCAGCAGCGACATCGTCGACGTCTTTCTCGGCTGATGCTCGGCGGTGCGTTCGCGCTCGTCGTCCTGCTGTTCGCCGTCGCGGTTCCGCTCGTACTCTATGCGTTGGTGCGGGCCGAGCACGACCGGAGAGAGACGATGGACCGTCGCGAGGGTGAGCGGGCAGCACGGCGAGATGCCGAGCGAGCGTCCAGCGAAGAGTCCCGACGAGTCGCCCGATCGGACTCCCGTGACCGCTGACGAACTGCGGAGCGATCATAAGTGTCCTCCACGAACCGTCCCCACGGATGGACGAGCCGACGCCGACACGCAGACGACTCCTCGGTTTCGGCGGGGCGGGGATCCTCGCCGCGCTCGCGGGGTGTAGCGCGGAGGCACCGAGCGCCGAGAGACAGGCGAAGACGACATCGACATCGAGTCCCGAGCGGTCTCCAGCGCGCTCGGCGACGCCGACGAGTCCCTACAGCCGGGTCTACCGCGAAACAATCGACGCCGTCGTGCTCGTCCAAACCGATCGGGGACGGGGGACCGGATTCGTCGTCGACCCCGCTCTCGATACCGACTCCGCTGCAGTGGCCGACTCGAGGTGCGTCGTCACGAACGCCCACGTGGTCGATGACGCCGCGACGGCGGACCTCCGGTTCAGCGGGGGCCAGTGGGCTGCCGGTGACATCGTCGGCACCGACTCCCGCAGCGACTTAGCAGTGGTCGAACTGCCCGCGTCGACTCGAGACCGGGAACCGTTATCCTTCGCGGAAGGCGAGCCGACAGTCGGGCAGGAAGTCGTCGCCCTCGGCAATCCGTTCGACCTCGACGGGACGATGACGACCGGCATCGTGAGCGGCGTCGACAGGTCCGCACCGGCTCCCACGGGAGCACAGATTCCGGACGCGATACAGACCGACGCGGCGGTCAATCCGGGGAACAGCGGCGGACCGCTGCTGTCGCTCGACGGCGACGTGGTCGCCGTGATCAACTCCGAGATCGGCGAGAACGTGGGTTTCGGGATCTCGGCCGCGCTCGCCGGACGAGTCGTCCCGGGTCTCATCGCCAACGGGTCCTACGAGCACCCGTTCTTGGGCGTCACGCTCGCTGAGATGACTCCGGAATTGGCCGGTACGATGGGACTGACAGGACCGAGGGGCGTACTGGTAACGTCGGTTCTCGAAGACGGGCCGTCAGCGGGGCTTCTCAGCGGCGGTTCCGAACTCCGAACTGTTGACGGTTCGCGCGTCAGGATCGGCGGTGACGTCGTCCTCTCGATCGGGGGTGAAACGATCCTTACTACCGAAGACCTCAGCAGCCACCTCGCGTTGGAAACGAGCCCCGGCGAGGTGGTGACGCTGACCGTCCAGCGGGACGGATACGTGACGACTGTCGACGTGACCCTCGGGGCGCGTCCCGGTACGTAGCACGGGAGCCGAACGGCCTAGATACGCGCGCCGCTTCCGGTGGCCACACGCGGCGACCCTGTTTCACCGTGGCGTGTCCTTTATATCGCCCCCTCGACTACGACGGAGTATGCCCCAGTGCGAGATGTGCGGCAATGAGCGGCCGTCCCTCACGACGGTCAAGGTCGAGGGGGCCGAACTCGAACTGTGCGACGACTGCAAGGAGTTCGGCACCGAGGTCCGCACTGAGTCGAGCTCGTCTCAGTCGACGAAGTACTCGACGTCGAGCACCTCCAAATCGTCCGGGTCGAGCGGCGCTTCGAGCGCGTCCTCGTCGAGTGGCGGCGGTTCGTCGGGCGGATCGACCCGCCGACGCCGCGATATGTTCGATACGATGGACGAGGTCGCGGCCGACTACGACCAGCGCATTCGCGAGGCGCGGGAGGGACTCGGACTGAGCCAAGAGGACCTCGCGAAGTCGCTCAACGAGAAGGCGAGTCTGATCCGAAAACTCGAACGCGGTGATATCCTCCCCTCCGACGACGTGCAGAAGAAACTCGAACGGAAACTCGAAATTTCGCTCGTCGAGGGCGAGGACACCGACGACAGCGAGTGGTCGGGCGGGTCGTCGACGACGACGACGCTCGGCGACGTCGTCAAGCGAAAGGACTGATCGGAACCGAAATCGATTCGATGCGGTTCTTCGGTGGAGAGAATCAGCCTCGCGTCTCCATCCAGAGCGTCAAGAGCAACCTATTTTGTGCCGTGGTTCACACGAACGCACGTGTTCATCCTAGTTAATCTCAAGGCCTACCCGTGTGACCCGATCGAGGTCGCGACCGCCGCGCGCGACGTGGCAGACGCCGCGGACGTCCGTATCGCGGTCTCGCCGCAGGCGGCCGACGTCGCCCGCGTCGCCGACACCGGCGTCGAGACGTGGGCCCAACACGTCGACTCGAACGGCCACGGCAGCCACACCGGCAGCACGCTCGCCGAATCCGTCGCGGAGGCGGGCGCAGTCGGGACGCTCATCAACCACTCCGAGAAGCGGTTGAAGCTCGCGGACATCGACGGCGCAGTTCGCGCCGCAGAGCGCGCGGGTCTCGAAACGTGCGTCTGTGCGAACAACCCCACCCAGATCGGGGCGGCGGCGGCGCTCGGTCCCGACAGCGTCGCCGTCGAGCCGCCCGAACTCATCGGCGGCGACGTCTCGGTGGCGACTGCGGATCCGGACATCGTCGAAGACGCCGTCGCGGCCGCGGGGGCCGTCGATTCGGACGTCGACGTCTTCTGCGGCGCGGGGATCTCCTCCGGCGAGGACGTCGTCACCGCGGGCGAGTTGGGAGCGACCGGCATCCTCCTCGCGTCGGGCGTCGCGAAAGCGGACGACCCGCGCGCGGCGCTGGAAGCGCTTGTCGAACCGCTCTGAGGAACCGATCTCGATAGCGCTCGGACGACCCGCGCGCGGCGCTGGAAGCCCTCGGACGACCCGTCGGCGGTTCTTCGCGGTATCTCGGACGCTGCGAACCTCGTGTCCGAGAACGGGAAGGCTTATGCCGTCGAACACAAGTCTGTGACGGCTCTCGTCATCCCGAGACGAATCTCTCCAAACAGTTGTGTCGAAGGAGTGTCAGACGCCGGAACGGTCGCCACCGTCGCTCTCTACGCTCGCTCCGTCGACTTCGGAATCTCCGTCGTCGGCGAGGTCCCCCTGAGAGACGAGTTTCTCGGGACGGAACGCGTCTTCGACGGCCGCGACGACGTCGCGAAGTTCGTCCTCGTCGAGCCGGTCGGCGAACTCCCGACGGACGAGCGCGGGGAGGGCGTACGCGTATCGGCCGCGACCGACGTGCTCGATGAACTCCGCTCGTCGGAGCAACCCGTTCCGACTGTAGGCGAGCTGTTTGTCGCCGGCCTCACCGGCGGCGACGTGGGCGTCGATCGGATCGCAGGCGTCGACTTCGCGGTAGAACGCCAGCATCCGTTGAGAGGCGGGCGGTAGCGACGCCACGACGTCGCGCAGTCGCTCGATGACGTCTTTTCGTCCGGTCAACGTCGCCGTCTCCTCGTGCGCGCGCTCGGGTTGGACGTCCCGATCGATCTCGTCGGCGTCTCGGTCGATTAGGCCGCCGTCGAACCCCGGATAGGCCCCCGCGGCGGCGGCGGTGGCGATCTCCTCGTCGATCTCGTCGTCAGCGGCCTCCGCCGCGTGTTCGGACGATGCCCGTCCATCACCATCAGCATCGGGAGACGCCTCAGGCTCGCCGGGAGCCCCCTCGGCCTCGTAGTGGTCGAGCGCGGACTGCCGTTCTTCCGGACGGTTCAGGTTTCTCCTGTCGCCGTCGCGATACGGCGATTCGGCCTTCTGAAACATCGCCTGTGCGAACTGGTCCGCCATCTGTGAGAGGTCGCGGGCCTCTTCGAGTTCGCGTTCGAGCTGCCGGATCTTCGCCTCCTTCGCTTCGAGTTCCTGGCGGAGATCCGCGAGTTCGCTCTCGCGGCGCTCCTTCTCGTCGGAGATGCTCTGTAATTCCGAGACGAGGTCGCCGTCGACCGATTTCAAGTCCGGTCGTTGGAAGTCGTCGAGACCGGGCGTCGCTCCCGCGTCGAACGTCCGCTTCTTGTGGAATTTGACCCGTCGGAGCGAATCGGACCAGTCGGTGACCAAGAACGCCTCACCGTCGCCCATCTCCTCGATCGCGTCGGCGTACTCCGAGCCGAGAATCCGACCGACGACCTTCGTGTCGTTGTTCCACGTCAGTCGGTGCCAGACGAGCCAGTCGCACTGCGTGATGAAGTCCTTCTTGACGTCGGCGGGGCGCTGAGAGATGCCGACGATCCCGAGGCCGTGTTTTCGACCCCGCTTGCCGATCTTGATGAGCATCTTCCCCGCCTCGGTCATCCCGCCGCCCTCCGGAATGTACTCGTGGCACTCCTCGATGAGCATCAAAAACGGCTTTTTGAGCTTCTTCTCCTTCGCGAACAACCGTTTGGACACCTCGGTCAGAAGCTCTTGGGCCTCGTCGTCTTCGAGGTAGCCGGAGACGTCGAGGATGATCGGTACGTTCTGTTCGAGCGCGAGGTGTGCGAGCTTCTCGGCGTGCTCGGGGCTGACAACGATGTCGCACTCCTCGTCCGCGCCCGCGTGCAACAGCTCGAACTGCTCTTTGAGCCCGTAGTACTCCCCGTCGGTGTCGACGATGAGCACCGGGAAGTTCTTCGAGAGCAGGTTCTCGATGATCACCGACGCCGTGTTCGACTTTCCGGATCCGGATTTCCCGGTGATAAAGCCCCGGCCCGTGAGGATATCGACGACGGGCAGATCGACTGCCGTGCCCTGTGCTCGCTCGCCGTCGCCCCCCGGTCCCTCGCTGACGTTCGCGACGGTGATCGTCTCCGTGTCCTCGGTCATCTATCGGGTGCTCTCCTTCGCAGGACAATAGTTCCTTCCCCCACGTCGTCCACGACTCGTCAGGCGACGGCACCGAGGTCCATCCGGGTCTCCGGGTGCGCCAAGGGTTTATACCCGAACCCGCGGCCAAGACCGCCGTGATCTGACGAGAGCCCCACGTCGGGCCGCGGTTGCTCGGCACGTCGACGTGGGAGCGATGGCGGCGTCGAGAGAGCGCGTCGCTAGGGCGGGTGCCGACTGTTCGCCACGACTCGAATTCCTGAAACGGGCAGCCAGCTACGACTCCGCGAGGTCCGACCACGCGCCCCAGAAGCGCTGCAGCGCCGTGACGTGACCGATCACGGCGAAGAAGACCAAGAGCCAGCCGACGAGCGACAGCCCGAGCGGTCGAACGGGGCCGGATACGACGAGCGGCGCGACCGCGGCGACGAGCGCGACGACGCCGATGATCGCCAGTCGGTCCGCACGCCCGACGAGGCCGCCGTACGCGCGGCCGAGTCCGACGGCTTGGATCTGTGTGCCGAGATACGAGGTCATCAGCACGCCGGTCACCGCCGCGAGGCCGAGCGCGTAGGCGTCGATCCCGGCCGCGAGGCCGACGAGCATCGCGATATCGGCGTAGCGATCGAGGACGTGATCGAGGAGGTCGCCGCCGTCGCTCTCGACGCCCTGCGCCCGCGCGAGCGCGCCGTCGACGAGGTCGAGCCAGCCGTTGCTGAGGACGAACAGCGCACCGAGCGCGTACCACAGCGGCGTCGCGAGCGCGAACGCGCCACCGGCGGCGACGGCGAAGCCGAACGCGACGACGCTGACGCCGTCCGGACTCAGTCCCAGACGATCGGCGGCGGCGACGAACGGGCCGAGCAGTCGGTCCGCGAGGTCGCGGTACTGATCCAGTGTCATCGTTCCTCCGTCGGCGTCGGTGATCCCCGAGTCATAGGTACTCGACGAAGTCGACGACGCCGACCCGTGGCTCGGTTTCGCCCTCGATAGCGGCCGCGACGTCGCTCGCGACTTCCGCGGGCGCTCGATCCGTCGTGTCGATCTCCCAGACGGCCTCCGCGCCGTGACGCTCCACCGCCTCCGCGAGGATCACGTCGAGCGCCTCGCTCTCGGCGTTCTCGGCGATCGACGCCTCCGACTCGCCGCGCTCTCGGAGCCGCGGCTTCAGTTCGTCGGGGTGACACCGAAGCACGATCACGCGCGCGACGTCGAGGAGGTGTGAGAGGTGCGATTCGACGAGCGTGTCGCGGTCGGCGTCGTCACCGCTGTCACCCTGCACCTCGCGGTCCGCGAGCCACGCTTCGACCGCGTCGAGGTCGGCGACGAGCGAGTCGCGCTCGACGTCGCGCTCGGTGAACAGGTCGGCCTCTCGAATCGCGTCGTTCAAGTGAACGACCTCGGTTCCGATCTCTTCGGCGACGAGGTTCGAGATAGTCGTCTTCCCCGTTCCGGGCGTTCCGGTGAGCGCGATTCGACTCACGGATCTGTCGCCTCCGGCGTGACCTCGGCGACGACCTCGTTGAGCACGTCGACCGCTCTGCGCGTCTCCTCACGGGTGCCACAGGAGACGCGGACGCACTCCGAGAGGCCGAAGCTGGATGTGTCGCGGACGATGACGCCCCGGCGCTGTGCGGCGTCGGCGACGGCCGTCGCGTCGCCGACCTCACAGAGGACGAAGTTGCCGCCGGAGTCCCACGTCGGCACGTCGAACTCGTCGCGGTAGTACTCCCGCGCCCAGCGGGCGGTCTCCACGGAGCGTTCGAGGTGCTCGTCGTCGTCGATCGCGGCGAGTGCGGCGCGACAGGCGAGTTCGTTGGCCGCGAACGGGGTGTTCACCCGCGCGTACGCGTCTGCCCACTCCGAGGGGACGACCGCGTAGCCGATCCGAAGCCCCGCCAGCCCGTAGGCCTTCGAGAACGTCCGAAGCACCGCGAGGTTGTCGTACTCCTCGAGCAGATCGATGGCGGTCGGCTCTTCGGCGTACTCGGCGTACGCCTCGTCGACGACGACGAGCGTCTGCTCGTCGACGCGTTCGGCGAGTGTGCGGATGTCAGCTCGCGAAAGAACCGATCCCGTTGGGTTGTGCGGCGTCGTCGCGAAGAGGATTCGCTCGCCGTCGTAGGCCGACAGGATCGTCTCGGCGGACTGCTCGAAGTCCGTCTCCTTCGAGATCCGGTACGTCGAGGCGTCGCCGTGGTGATACCGCGCCGACATCGAGTAGTACGAAAAGCCCGGCGCGGGCACGAGGATGTCGTCGTTGGGTTCTAAAAACGCCCGCGAGAGGTAGTCGATCGACCCGTCGGCACCCGCGCTCAGCCACACCTGTTCGGCGTCGACGCCCCACTTCTCGGCGATCCGATCGGTGAGGTCCGTGTGGGAGGCCTTCGGGTAGACGTTCACGTCGGGCGCGGCCGCCTCGACCGCTTCCACGGCGGCGGGGCTCGGGCCGTGGGGGTTCTCGTTCGACGAGAGCTTCGTCAGTTCCTCGGGGTCCATTCCGAGATCGCGGGCGACCTCCTCGGCCCCGCGTCCGGGAACGTACGCCTCGTGTTCAGAGAGGTCCCTCGGTTGCATACCCGTACGCTGTCGCCGGCGGGTCTTTAAGGGTGTGTCTCGCGGTCGACGCCGACGCGTTCCCCGGTTCCAGTCTCGAATCTACAGCGAATCGGCAAGCGAGTCGGCCGCCCGGAGCGACAGCGCTGCGATGGTGAGCGTCGGGTTCATCGCGCCGCCGGTGGGGAACACCGACGAGCCGACGACCCAGAGGTTCGAGAGGTCGTGCGTCCGGCAGGTGCTGTCGACGACGCTCTCGTCGGGGTCTGTCCCCATCCGCGTCGTCCCCATCTGGTGGTAGGCGGGGCCGGTCGCGCCCGGTCCGACCGTCCACTCGATCGACGCGCCGAGTTCCTCGAGGATCGCGTGCTGGACCTCGTTGGCCCGTCGGATCGCGTCTCGCGTCCGTTCGGAGAGCGACCACTCGATGTGCGGGACGGGGTTGCCGTGATCGTCGCGGCGCTCCGGATCGAGCGTGACGCGGTTCTCCGCGTCGGGCAACTGCTCGACGAGGCCGCCCATCGCGATGTGGGTGCCGTAAGACTCTCGGAGCTGATCGAGCAGCTCGTCGCCCCACGTCTCCGCGTGCAGGGCTTCGATCACCGGCGACGGCCCGGCGTAGTTGAGGAACTCCAGTTTCACGCCCTCGATCGGCTCTTCGTCGTCGTAGAACTGGTGGCACTCGCTGGTGATGAACCCGATGTGGTTCTGCCGTGTCGGTTCGTCGAGTCGGCCGCCCGCCCCGGCGAAGAGGTGGTCCATAAAGAAGCGACCGACTGCGCCGGAGGTGTTGGCCAAGCCGTCCGGGTACCGCTCGGACTCCGACAGGAGGAGCAGGCGCGCGTTCTCGACGCCGCCGCAGGCGACGACGAACCGTCGGGCCGTCTGTCGGTGTTCGTTCCCGTCGGGGGTCGCGTACACCGCGGCCTCGACGACCTCGCCCGACTCGTCGTGTTCGAGCCGTTGCACGGGTGCGTGATCGATCACGCGCGCGCCGGCTGTTTCGGCCTTGTCGACGTGGGACTCGGCGGTGTACTTCGCCCCGGAGGGACAGACCGGTCGGCACGTCCCGTAGCCCTGACAGGCCGACCGTCCGTCGTAGGACTCGGAGTTCCGCGCGTTCGGCACCGAGTGCATATCGATCCCTAGACGCTCGCAGGCCTCCGCGAACAGCGAGTCCGAGTGGGAGGGCGGAAACGCCGAGAGCGGAAACGGCTCCTCGCGCGGCGGCGCGTAGGGGTTGTCCATCGCGCCCGCGACGCCGAGTTCGCGCTCGGCGTCGGCGTAGTGGGGTCGGAGGTCCTCGTAGTCGATCGGCCAGTCGGCCCCGAGACCGTAGCGCGTGTCCATCTCGAAGTCGCGCTCGTGGAGACGCATCACCATTCCCTGCCAGTGCAGCGTCGAGCCGCCGACGCCCTTGACGCGCGCCGCGTTCAGCGGGTAGTGCTTCCCGGCAGTCGTGTAGTCGTCGCGGGGGCCGCCCATTCCCCACAGGTCGTCCATCCCCGGTCGGATGTGTTCTTCCTGCTGCTCGCGCCGCCGGGAAAAGTCGAACCGCGGCCCGGCTTCGAGGACGACGACGTCGGCTCCAGCGTCCGCGAGCCGATGAGCGACGAGCGCGCCGGCGGGACCGGAACCGACGACGCAGACGTCCGCACGGGCCGACGGCGTGCGGTCGCGGCCGTCGCCGACGCCGCCGTCCTCAGCCATCGCGGTCGCCTCCCCACGGCTCCTCACCGCGGTCCGGCATTGAGCCGCGCTGGTAGCTCTCGATGCCGCCGGGGTAGCCGATCGGATTCTCGATGCCGACGAGGCGGCCCCCCGCCGGTGACGCGTAGAACGCGAAGAGGAGGTTATCGACGAGGTAGAACCGGATCCGGTCGGTGATCGGTCCCTCAGGATCCGGTTCAGCTGTCTCGACGCCCAGCCGACGGAGTAGTGTGTCCCGCGTCTCGGCGTCCAGATCCGCGTACGAATCGCCGTGCCAGTCGCGGGCGACCGCATCGAGCTGCGCCGCGGCCTCCCGAACGCCGTCACGATAGATCGGTCGACCCTCCGTTCGTCCCAGCGCGTACTCTTCGACGAACGCGCGACGGCCCGAAGCCTCACGGGGGTAGAGCACCTCGGCGACGGCGTCGAGGAGGTCCAGTAGGTCCGTCGACAGCGACGGGTTCGCGGACGATGCCGGTCCGGGAGCGGCGTCCGCGTCGCTGTCCGCTCGCGGCGGCTCGATACGGCCGGCGAGCGCGCCCCCGCCGACTGTCGCCCCTGCCGCCGCCACCGCGGCCAACGCGTCGCGTCGCGTCAGTTTCACGGACTCGGATTAGGTTAGCCTAAACTTATGGGTTGTCCTTCTCGCTCGTCAGTGGCTCCGAAAAGAACGGCGATGGCCGCGGATCACCGACCGAATAACCGCTCTCTCACCGACCGCGCTGTCGGGCGCTCGGTTAGCAGGACTGATGTGTCGAGATCTTCGAGGACCGACATCGACAGCGATCCGCGGACGACGCGGGAGAGCAGCCCCTCTTCGGTCGCACCGATCAGCACGAGCGTCCGGTCTGCGGCCGCCCGCTCGATCGCCGCCTCGACGTCACCGGTTTCGACGAGCAGTTCGGCGTCGGCGAGGCCGTGCTCAGCCGCCCACTCGGTAACGAACTCGCGGCCGGCTTCCCTATCGTCGTCGTCGACGACATACAACACGGAGACCGTCGAGTCGAGCCGGTCGCGAAGCGCTCGCGCGACGTCCGCAGAGAGGTCCGAGGAGTATCCGCCCGCGGTCGGGAGCAGGACCTCCGAGGGATCGAACTGTCGCTCGTTGAGCACGAGCACGTCGCACGGGGGATTGCCGGCGAGCGCGCCCTCGGCGCGTCCGCCGCCCAACCGCGCACCGCCGTATCCCATAACGACAGCGTCGACGTCGTGTTCTCGCGCCGCGTCGAACACCTCTGTCGCTCCCTGATGTGAGAGGATGGTTCGCGTCTCGACCGGGACACCGAACGATTCGGCGTGCCCGCGGGCGTCTTCGAGGAGCTGTTCGGACTCCGACGCGATCTGCTCGCGCCGTTCGGCGGCCGCCGCCAGAGAGGTCTGATCCGGGACTTGAATCACGTGCGTCGCCAGCACGCGGGAATCGTTGGTCGACGCGAGCGCGCTCGCGAGCGTCACGAGCGCCCGTTCGGTCCGCGGGTTCGAGAGCGCGACCATCACGGTCGACGTCGACTCCGACTCCCCCGAGCCGTTGGGCGCGACGGTTTCGGCTGCGTCGACGACTGGTGGTGGGAGCTCTCCGCTACGCGTTCGGATATACTTCGAGAGCAGTCCTTCACTCGTCGTGTGGTTTCGCGCGTAGGCGAAGTACCACACGATCGCCCCGACGACGAACACGGCCGACAGCGCGAGCTCGCGCGTCCCGACGAACGCCAGCAGTCCGAGAGAGAGCACCAATCCGACGATCGGCGTGATCGGATACAGCGGGACCGTGAAGTCGGGATCGTACTCGGGGTCGTCGGTCTCGCGGAAGACGATGAGCGCGGCGTTCATCAGCGCGTACACGACGAGGTGAAGCACGCTCGCGGCCTTCGAGAGGATTTCGAGGTCCTGCCCGAGTGCCACGATGAAGGCGAGAATCAGTCCACCGGTGACGAGGATCGAGCGGTACGGCGTGGCGAACTGCGGATGGATCTCGTTGAGCCAGTCGGTGACGATCTGATCGCGTCCCATCGCGAAGTTGATCCGCGCGGATGCGAGGATCGACGCGTTGGCGCTGGAGGCCGTCGCGAGCAGCGCGCCCGCGGTGACGATCGTGACCGCGATACCGGACCAGCCGCCGGGAAACGCCGCCTCCGTCGCCTGCGTGAGCGGTGCGCTCTGGCTCAAGTCGGGCCACGGGACCACGCCCAGCATAATGCTGACGAGAATCGCATAGATGACGGTCACGAGCGCGACGCTGCCGATGATTGCGATCGGGAGGTTCCTGCCCGGGTTCTTCAACTCCTCTGCGACCGTGGCGATCTTCGCGTACCCGAGGAACGAGACGAACACCAGCGCGGTGCCGGGGAGAATCGCTCCGTACCCCATCGGGGCCAGTCCGCCGTCGCCGGTCAGCGTCGCGAAGTCGAACGAGAGCCATCCACGGACCGCGAACAGCGTGAGGATTAGGAGTAACACCGAGACGATGATCGTCTGGATGCCGCCG
This DNA window, taken from Halobellus sp. LT62, encodes the following:
- a CDS encoding amino acid permease; its protein translation is MSDEELAKDLGLVSAMTIGIGTMIGAGIFVLPGVAARAAGPVVVVSFVVGGVIAMVNALSISELGTAMPKAGGGYYFVNRALGPLFGSIAGLGDWMGLAFASAFYSIGFGQYLATLLPVPGAFILTDIQVGALIAGAAFVLVNYVGAKETGGIQTIIVSVLLLILTLFAVRGWLSFDFATLTGDGGLAPMGYGAILPGTALVFVSFLGYAKIATVAEELKNPGRNLPIAIIGSVALVTVIYAILVSIMLGVVPWPDLSQSAPLTQATEAAFPGGWSGIAVTIVTAGALLATASSANASILASARINFAMGRDQIVTDWLNEIHPQFATPYRSILVTGGLILAFIVALGQDLEILSKAASVLHLVVYALMNAALIVFRETDDPEYDPDFTVPLYPITPIVGLVLSLGLLAFVGTRELALSAVFVVGAIVWYFAYARNHTTSEGLLSKYIRTRSGELPPPVVDAAETVAPNGSGESESTSTVMVALSNPRTERALVTLASALASTNDSRVLATHVIQVPDQTSLAAAAERREQIASESEQLLEDARGHAESFGVPVETRTILSHQGATEVFDAAREHDVDAVVMGYGGARLGGGRAEGALAGNPPCDVLVLNERQFDPSEVLLPTAGGYSSDLSADVARALRDRLDSTVSVLYVVDDDDREAGREFVTEWAAEHGLADAELLVETGDVEAAIERAAADRTLVLIGATEEGLLSRVVRGSLSMSVLEDLDTSVLLTERPTARSVRERLFGR